The following proteins come from a genomic window of Brachionichthys hirsutus isolate HB-005 chromosome 20, CSIRO-AGI_Bhir_v1, whole genome shotgun sequence:
- the nmbr gene encoding neuromedin-B receptor, translated as MDGEFLSSSPPGPGPGPGPEAPSPDSVHLVLRCVMAPVYVLVFTVGLLGNVTLVRIFISSRAARGVPSVFISSLAAGDLLLLLTCVPVDAFRFFSEEWLLGAAACKLIAVIQLTSVGVSVFTLTALSADRYRAVVTPMDIQASSAVSWTCLKAASIWLLAVLLAVPEAVFSQVVSMQGVDTNATFTNCVPYPLSNPVHPRVHSVLVFLVYFLVPLAVISVFYYHIARTLTQSAHDMPGEVSDPTKRQVETRKRLARVVLVLVGVFALCWFPTHLLYMYRSFHYHQVDLSPAHMVVTLLARVLSFSSSCVNPFALYLLSGSFRRHFNSQLRCGHGPAPERQAGSLQSTSHIRLTSIKKTTPSNRQEVAL; from the exons ATGGACGGCGAGTTCCTCTCGTCCTCACcgcccggtcccggtcccggtcccggtcccgagGCTCCGAGCCCGGACTCGGTCCACCTCGTCCTGCGCTGCGTCATGGCTCCGGTTTACGTGCTCGTGTTCACCGTCGGGCTGCTGGGGAACGTCACGCTGGTGAGGATCTTCATCAGCAGCCGCGCGGCGCGGGGCGTGCCCAGCGTCTTCATCAGCAGCCTGGCGGCGggggacctgctgctgctgctcacctgcGTGCCCGTGGACGCCTTCCGGTTCTTCTCCGAGGAGTGGCTGCTCGGCGCGGCGGCGTGCAAGCTCATCGCCGTCATCCAGCTCACGTCGGTCGGCGTGTCCGTGTTCACGCTCACGGCGCTGAGCGCGGACAG GTATAGGGCGGTCGTCACCCCGATGGACATCCAGGCGTCCAGCGCCGTCTCCTGGACCTGTCTGAAGGCcgcgtccatctggctgctggCCGTCCTGCTGGCCGTCCCCGAAGCCGTCTTCTCACAAGTCGTGTCCATGCAG GGCGTCGACACCAACGCCACCTTCACCAACTGCGTTCCGTACCCGCTGTCCAACCCGGTGCATCCCAGGGTCCACTCGGTTCTGGTCTTCCTGGTCTACTTCCTGGTCCCTCTGGCCGTCATCTCGGTGTTCTACTACCACATCGCCCGCACCCTGACCCAGAGCGCCCACGACATGCCGGGCGAGGTCAGCGACCCCACCAAGAGACAG gtggAGACCAGGAAGCGCCTGGCGAGGGTCGTGCTGGTGTTGGTGGGCGTGTTCGCGCTGTGCTGGTTCCCCACCCACCTGCTCTACATGTACCGCTCCTTCCACTACCACCAGGTGGACCTCTCCCCGGCCCACATGGTGGTCACCCTGCTGGCCCGGGTcctcagcttctcctcctcctgcgtcaACCCCTTCGCCCTCTACCTGCTGAGCGGGAGCTTCCGCAGACACTTCAACAG TCAGCTACGATGTGGTCACGGCCCCGCCCCCGAGCGCCAGGCCGGCTCCCTGCAGAGCACCTCCCACATCCGCCTCACCTCCATTAAGAAGACCACACCCTCCAACAGACAGGAGGTGGCGCTGTAA